The Streptomyces sp. NBC_00286 nucleotide sequence CGAGGCCGTCGACGCGGATCAGTTCCTCGGTGTCCTTGACGGCCACTACGTCCCGGTGCTGCTGGGTGATCCGCCGTACGGCCTCATCGCGTACGTCCGTGACGAAGACCTCGGCGCGCTCCGCCACGAGGTGTTCCACCAGGTGGCGGCCCACCTTGCCGACGCCCGCGATGCCGATCCGGCGGCCGCGCAGCGACGGATCGCCCCACAGGTGCTGGGCGGAGGCCCGCATGCCCTGATAGACGCCGTACGCGGTCAGCACGGAGGAGTCGCCGGCCCCGCCCTTCTCCGGCGAGCGGCCGGTGGTCCAGCGGCACTCCCGGGCCACGACGTCCATGTCGGCCACATACGTGCCGACGTCGCACGCCGTGACGTAACGGCCGCCGAGCGAGGCCACGAACCGGCCGTACGCGAGCAGCAGCTGCTCGGTCTTGATCTTCTCGGGGTCCCCGATGATCACGGCCTTGCCGCCGCCGTGGTCCAGCCCGGCCATGGCGTTCTTGTACGACATCCCGCGCGCGAGGTTCAGCGCGTCGGCGACGGCCTCTTCCTCGCTCGCGTACGGGTAGAAGCGCGTGCCGCCGAGGGCGGGGCCCAGGGCGGTCGAGTGGATGGCGATGACGGCCTTGAGGCCACTGGCGCGGTCCTGGCAGAGCACGACTTGC carries:
- a CDS encoding Leu/Phe/Val dehydrogenase, which produces MTYVTDGVLHTLFHSDQGGHEQVVLCQDRASGLKAVIAIHSTALGPALGGTRFYPYASEEEAVADALNLARGMSYKNAMAGLDHGGGKAVIIGDPEKIKTEQLLLAYGRFVASLGGRYVTACDVGTYVADMDVVARECRWTTGRSPEKGGAGDSSVLTAYGVYQGMRASAQHLWGDPSLRGRRIGIAGVGKVGRHLVEHLVAERAEVFVTDVRDEAVRRITQQHRDVVAVKDTEELIRVDGLDIYAPCALGGALDDDSVPALTARIVCGAANNQLAHPGVEKDLADRGILYAPDYVVNAGGVIQVADELHGFDFERCKAKAAKIYDTTLAIFARAKEDGIPPAAAADRIAEQRMAEARSR